The Catharus ustulatus isolate bCatUst1 chromosome 17, bCatUst1.pri.v2, whole genome shotgun sequence genome includes the window TCTGCCTTGGCACCCAGGCACTGCACCAGCACGAAGATCTGGATGGGAGTCCAGCAAACGATGAAGactgccaccaccaccagcaccatGCGGGTGATGCGCCGCAGGTTCCGGTCCTTCTCCTTGGAGCCCGAGAGCACACGGACGTTCTTGAGCCGCCTGATCATGAGGCTGTAGCAAATGGTGATGATCAACACAGGGATCatgaaggagaagagaaagacaCAGATGCCAAACACTGGATCCCAGTAGTCCACAGGAGAAGGGAGCTTAATTAGACAGTCAATTTCTGCAAGGGTAAAAGAGTAAAATGGGAAGATCAGTAAACACAGATCAAGCAGAAAAGCATCTGCACATTCAGATTAGTTTGGGTTAGttaggttaatggttggacttgatgatcttagagggctttCCCAACCTCACATAAAAATTCTATGTTTAATGTTTAATTCCTCACATAACAATTCTATGTTTAACACTAGAAAAGCAGTAACAGTGatacagaaaagcagagttAAGATGATTTGACAGCAGGACCTCATGCCTTTGATGAAACTGGcacccctctccctgggctctcctgccctccagcacctccctccctccggATGCAGTTTTACTGACCATTGTTCTCATTCTCTGCAGATCCCATCACCATGGCTGGGATGCCAAAGACAGAAGCCAGTGCCCAGATGCAAACATTGACCACCTTGGCCTTGTGGGGCGTGCGGATGTCCAGGGCTTTGATGGGGTGGCAGATGGCGATGTAGCGGTCCACGCTCATCATCGTCAGCGTGAAGGTGCTGGTGAACATGTTGTAGTAGTCAATGGAGATGGCAATCTTGCACAGGACATTGCCAAAGGGCCAGAAGCCCAGGAATGTGTCAGTTCCCTGGAAGGGCAAGGTCATCAGGCACAGGGTGTCAGCCAGAGCGAGGTTAAAGATGTAAATGTTGGTGGCTGTCTTCATCTTGGTGAATCTGAAAGGCAGGAATGAGCAATGGTTAGAGCTCCCACCTGACCATGCTGGGTCAGACACTGAACTTTACTGAACTAGATTCTGCTGTTTACAAAAGGACATGCTGTATTTTCTTATGTAATGAGATTGGCCATCTTCACCTTTCAGCTCCCACGGGTTTATCAACACACAGTTCAGCCCATCTCCTACAACACCACAAATGGTCCCTCCATGGGCAGGAGAATCCCTCAGACTGGCAGTGAGCACTAACAAAGCCTGAGCCTGCCAACTCAGATGgtgtttcttaaaaaatttCTGCAATAATGCCAACTTAGGATTTCACTACCTATGGTTTCATTGTTCTAAGCATTGGTGAGAGCTTTAGCCAGTAAGCTAATCTGGAAGGTGTAGGGGTAAATTGATCAGCCATCTGATATGGGCTCATAGCCAGAGAGCATGGCTAACTTGAGCTGTCAAATCAGAGCAAAAATAGCAGCCAACCCTGGCCAGCCAAAAACTGGTGAGGAGCTGGTTAGAATCAGAAATCAAAATGTCACAATAGATCTTTCTAGAGAAAGGAGTAAAGTCACAAATCAAACTCTACTCCAAAGACTCTTTTTGTCATTTCAATACTACTTTTACCATGTGAACTGGCTGCCCCCAAGGAAAAGTCACCTTGCTGTAATGGCAATCATCTCCTCGTCACATTTGGGAAATGATGGATCCACCTGTGATCACCTATCCAGGGGAATGTGCAGAAATGGAAGCTCAACAGTGACTCCGTGACTGAATCTAACATTTCAGCTCCAGGATATTCCTCTCATGGGCAGAATAAGAGCTCAAATGggtataattttaaaactacaGCTCATCCATCATTTACTCTACTAATGGCCTTAGCAGAAATATGGCCAAAAATGGCAGACAATGATGTTATTAGCAGAGTGCAAGCTCATTTGAGGGTAACACTTCTACCCATAAACTGCTGCACTATTTTCAGTCTGATACATGTTAAAATATTACAGGGTCTGATTTGACCTAAAAAGCtctttttgccaatttgattcaGAACAGCAAACTGCCCTTCTCAGTGCTGTGCCCTCCCATAGGGTCTGAGCTTCTTCAGCTCTTGATAAATGATTTGAATGCTTTGGCAGAACATTATCACTGGCATATTCTGAACTTTGCTGCGATACATGGTGACCTGGCCAGGTTTGCAAGAGAAGTAGACAGGGGAGCCACGATCCAAGCTATAAAGTCTATTTTTTCACCTGCCTTGGAGCTCTAAGCTGGGCTTGTATCAGAAGTCTGAAAGCAGCTTCAGAGAGCAAAACCAAATGATCCTATTTTTGACCCTGAAAGCCAAGGGAAGCTTTTGGAGGTGAGCACTGATGGAAACGTTGGAAATACTTTGAGGTCCCCACACAAGCCTGAGTGAGGCTTTTCCTGACCCAGAAATCAATCACAGGTTCTTAGAAAGCCAGCCCAGACAATTTTACATAACCAAAAGCAGTAGAAGGAAAATACTGGTGCCTTTCCTCTTATGATGGGATGAAGGAGCAAAAGCCCTTTGCAAATCCAACATAACCAGGCAGCTGCTAGGGCTTTACACTTTGGGATTTCCTAAAGAGAATTACAGCAGCCTCCAGTGCCCTCAACTCCAGAGGAGCATCTCAGGGTGCccaagttttcttttcttgaattCTTGTACTTGGCATAAACGTGGCAAAGCACAGGGGGATGAGTTGGGTCTGGGAATGGATTCACTTTCCCCTCCAGGTCAGCAGAGGGGGATTAAAATGAAGATGTGAAATCACTGCTTTATCAGctctcacagaaataagtatTGTCAGCTCAGGCTTTAGGAAATTATTCAGTCACCCAAGGTTGTGCTGGAAAAGgtctcctgggagctgctttcCCCTGAACACCTCAGacctggctgggctggctcaaGCTTCCCAAAGGTCAAGGGTGCTGCAGTTCATCCTTCCAGGAGGGCTGGAGCCAGAGGCACTTCATTAACATGCCTCTAACCCTGACTGCATGTACTGACATTAAAACTCTAGGGAATAACAATTTTGAGCAATGGTGAACAACATTACtgcaaaacagtaaaaattaagttgttcctgctttattttttgttattggCCAATGGCAGAAACAAGAAACAACTGACCCacctccaagccccatccagctccCAAGGGGGACAAAGCTGCCTCCCTGCAcactcctgtgtccccagcactgggctcagggtgagcagagcaaaccttcatctccttcccacatccctcctgccccactggCCCCACTCCTCCCAGACACTCCTCAGCACGAATTCAGAGTCCAAGTGCAATTGCTCATTCCTGGCCCTGCAAAATCCCTCAGTGCAAatccctctcctctgcctccttcctcACCGCCTCCTCCAGCTGATGGCAGAGccaccttcccctgctccaAGAGGACACTCTGGGGTGGCTGTCCCACCACTCCCTTCAGCCCACCTTCCAATAGAATTTAAAGCTGATTTTGCACTCTTGAAAGGGGGTGAAATTAATTTACACCTAATTAATTACTTCTACACCACTTTCTCTACATGCTGAGAGCCAAAAGCCATTGTCCCAACCAACCAATGTTCCCAAACATTTCCAGAATGTTCAGTACAAAAATCAATCAATCACTTCTCCGTGGATTAGcctctatttcttttcctccagaacTGAGAGTGTTCTTTCTCTTAatctgctcaaaaaaaaaaaaaaagaaaaattaaactctcAGGCTTTAGGAGGCATCTCAGTCTCCTCCCCCACAACACAAATCTGCTGCAGATAAGCCTGTGGATTCCATGGAGGACATTAACTCCCTGCTGGGCCACTTTCTTGCACTCTGCCACGGAGGTAATTTCCTAATGGAGCATCTCCCACAGGGTGGTGCTCAGCTCTCCATCCAGCTCCCCCTTTCTCACAACAGTAattgctttgctctgctctcctgttcTCTCAGATGCTGAAACCTGAGAGAAAAAACACCTGGGTATCAGCTCAGCACTTGtcatcctcctccttttttgGTAGTGGACCCTCTGGCAAGGGGAATACATGGTCTGGGAGAGGAGATTGAGGACAGGGAGGCAGGCACACCCTCGGGGCTGTCAGGACCTGCTCCTCACAAGAACAGATTCTGCCCCTGGCTGAGCCTCAGGGTGAGCTGCAGACCTGATTTTGCATCTTCCCCTTCTCCACCCACCCACAGCAAGGCTGCAGGGCAAGAGCTGGGGCTAAGAACCAGCAATCCCAAAACTCAAAATGGAGCTGCAGGCACCAGGGGCAGAGGCACCAGAGCAaagcctgcagccctgcaaaaCCCTGAGCATCATTTCCAGGAGCTCTCTGCTTCTTGGAGCCTCCTGATTTTGATATGTAGCTCCAGCTAATTAGGATGCAGACAGTGTTGTTCACCTTGAGcagctccctccatccccacctcacaccctggcagcagtgacagcctttgcccccatccctgctccagaaaGCCACATAGCAGAAAAGGCTCTGAGAGGATTTTTActgagctgctcccaccctgtGATGGTGGAAATCAGCCCCAGTTCTCTcccacctctgctcccagccctcaggTTGTGTGAAGCTGATATTTGATCTGGCACGTTCTGTCATGATTTGTGTCTCCTCAGCCATCCGCCCACACCGtgctctctgcatccctgctgctctgatcaccagcccagagcccctcaGCCTGAAACTTCTGACCAGTGCAAGATGATTTATTCTTAATGGTTCAACAGGCCctgaaaaaaacacacagaatttGAGAAGGACAAATTTAAATTAGCCTGGACTCTGAGGCCAGACACTACAGCAAaagcagccaccagcacagcacctAAAGCTATAAATTACCCAGCTAGACAGGGACTGACTAGCAGGGGCTAGCAAGGGAATCTGCAGCCAGCCACAACGAGCACACACTTTGGGACAGATGATTTTTTTGTCCTTGAGTCTCACCTCTGTGTCTGGGGGACAGCAATAAAAAAccagccctgccttcccctccaggtgctccctgggcactgctgtgagTGGTGCTGCCATGCCAAGGGAGgaggctctgtgcctgctgctgctgcaaaggattcaggggctctcagggatgctcccaCATCCCTGAGCAGGTGTTTGGCCACCAGGAATGGTGCTCTGGTCTAAAGAGGGCATTTTTCAGTATCCACCTGAGCAGGATGCTCTTATCCCTGCTCGTGGGTCAGATCTGCCTCTGCTGGTATCCAGAATGCTCCTGGGAATTGCCCAGTCTCTGAAAAACACTGGGAGCCAAGCCCCATGTTGAACATCACAGAATTTCTGCTGCACATGGGTAACTCCTCTCAACAAAGAGCCCTTCAACACACACTGGAGCTACAGGCCCTGTGCTAGCAGATGTGGCTAATGTGGGTcacaggctgagcccagctcacctgggctcatGGGGACCCAGAAATCAGAGAGCTGCAGACCTTTGCAGCCATTATCACAGCAGGATCCCCTCCTGCTCacctcaccatcctcatccaGCTCCACTCACTCTCCAGGGCAAGGAGCCCTTGGTGTGGGTTTCATTTCTCTATAAATCACAATAATTTAtgtctatttattttctttttcaaggaaaaactAAGAGGCAGATCTGGAGACAACAAAGGTCTCAGATGGCCCCACTCATGTCTGCTGGGTCCCCATGAGGCACTCACTTCATTCCAGCTCTGAGACACACAGCTGGCCCAGGCTTTTCCCTTAGAAAGCTTTCTATTAAGAAATCAGCATCTCTGAAATGTCATAATTAACTTCATTTCCCCTGTCTCATCACAGCCAGCTGCCCTCACCCCTATTCTCAGGGATGAGGCAGTTTT containing:
- the OPRL1 gene encoding nociceptin receptor yields the protein MDPLFPAHIFEDPDLRKLLNDSSMLNLSFLPSNWFNNSTGDGFLPLSIKITIVVVYSIVCIVGLVGNCSVMYVIVRFTKMKTATNIYIFNLALADTLCLMTLPFQGTDTFLGFWPFGNVLCKIAISIDYYNMFTSTFTLTMMSVDRYIAICHPIKALDIRTPHKAKVVNVCIWALASVFGIPAMVMGSAENENNEIDCLIKLPSPVDYWDPVFGICVFLFSFMIPVLIITICYSLMIRRLKNVRVLSGSKEKDRNLRRITRMVLVVVAVFIVCWTPIQIFVLVQCLGAKAESELELAISCFCTALGYANSSLNPVLYAFLDENFKACFKKFCFPTAFRTELQMSNRMCSIAKDVAYACKNSEGTNNPA